The Corynebacterium sphenisci DSM 44792 genome includes the window CGCCACGGGCGCCCTGCGGCTGAGCCTACGGCTCACCAACCGGGGGGAGGAGCCGCTGGACGAGGTGAGCCTGCGGCTGCAGCGCGCCGATCCGCTGGCCTCCGCGGAGGACGCCGCGGTGGCCCTGGCGGAGCCGGAGTCCGCGTTCCCGGTGGCCACCGACTTCCGCGAGCCGCTGCGCCTGGACCCCGGCCAGGGGCGCACCGTGACGCTGCGGGTGGAGCCGGGCCGGGCGGCCCCGGAGGGCCTCGGGGTGACCGCCCCGGGGGTGTACCCGGTGCTGGTCAACGCCAACGGCCGCCGCGACGGCGGGATCGTGGAGCTGCTCGCGGAGACCCGGATGCTGGTGCCCATCGACGCCGAGGGCGGGGATGCGGCGGCCGCGGGGGAGCCGGCGCCGCCCGCCCCGCCGGGGCTGACCCTGCTGTGGCCCCTGGCCACCCGGGTGCCGCTGACCCCCGGGGAGGTCGGCGAGGCCCCGGACCCGGCGGAGCTGATGCTCGCGGACGGCTCGCTGGCCGCGGCCATGGACCGGGGCCGGCTGGGCCAGCTGCTCGGCGCCCTGGAGGAGGCGCTGGCCGCCCCGGGCGGGGAGCGGCTGCGGGAGGCCACCTGCCTGGCGGTGGACCCGGAGCTGGTGGAGACCGCCTCCCGGATGGCGGACGGCTACCTGGTGGGCAGCCGGCGGCCGGACCCGGTGGCCGCCGGGGAGCGGCTGCGCGACTCCTGGGGCCGCGGCGACGACGGCGACGCCGAGCCGGCCGGGGACGCCGAGGCCGCCGCCCGCTGGCTGACCCGGCTGCGCGCCCTGGCCGCCGATCTGTGCGTGGTGGCCTGGCCCTGGGCCGCCGCGGAGGCCGCGGCGGTGGCCGGGGCGGGCGACCCGGCGCTGGCCGGCACCTGGCTGGACGACGGCCCGGAGACGATTTCCCGGGTGCTCGGCGCCGATCCGCTGCCCGGGGTGGTGCTGCCCCCGGAGGGCTACCTCACCGGCGCCGCCGCGGATCTGCTCTCCGCCCGGGCCGGGGCCGGCGAGCTCACCGCCCTGGTCGCCTCCGGCACCGTCACCTCCGGCGGGGCGCCGCTGCCGCCGGGGGCGGCGACCTACCTGCGCCCCGGGCTACGCGCCGTCGCCGCCGCCGGGGAGATCAACGCGGCCCTGGCCGGCACCGGCGCCCGGCCCCGGCTGGCGGGCTGGTCGCGGCCGCTGGGCCGGCACCGCCTGGAGGCGGACTCGGCCCCCGCCCGGATGCAGTCCGCGATCGGGGTGCTGCACCAGCGGCTCCGGGAGGCCGACGCCCCGGCGCTCATCACCGCGCCCCCGCCGGCGTGGTCCGTGGACGGCGCCGGGGCCCGGGAGTGGCTCACCGCCGCCGGGGCGGCCCTGGCCGCCGGGGAGGCCGCGCCGCTGCCCCTGGAGCGGGCCCTGGGCCCCCGGGCGGGGATCGCCGCCGGCGGCACCGGGGCGATCGCCGCGCTGCCCGCCGACCCGGGCGCGGTCACCGACGCGGAAATCGGCCGGGCCGGGCAGCAGGCCCGCTACCTGGGGGAGTTGACCTCGCTGATGGCCGAGGCGCCCGATATCGCGCTCACCCCCGCCGGGTTCACCCGGCCGCTGCGCCGGGACGTGCTGCGCAGCCTCACCACCGTGGGCCGGCGCTGGCGGCCCGGGCACGACCGGGCGGTCGCCGCCGCCGCCCGGCTGCAGGCCGAGGACGGCCGGCTGGTGCGCCGGCTGCGCGACTCGGTGCGGATCCTCGCCCCCGGCGGGGTGTACACCCGGGCCACGGACGCCTCCCCGGTGGCGGTGGTGGCCTCCAACGGGCTGCCGCTGCCGGTGCCCGCCCGGGTGCTCCTGGACGGCCAGGGCATGGCGGAGCCGCTGCGGGAGCAGGCGATGCTGCCGGCGAAGGGCTCGGTGACCCTGCAGCTCTTCCCCGACGTCGATCCCGGCGACCGGCGCCGCTCGGAGCTGACCATGGTGCTGGAGGACCGGTCCGGGCGGACCATCTCCGCCCCGGTGGACATCACGGTGCGCTCCGGGCCGCGGGTGCGGTCCCTGGTGCTGCTGGGTCTGCTCGCCGCGGCCGCGCTGGGCACCGGCACCGTGCTGGCCCGGCGCCGCGCCGACCGATTCAGCCCCCGCCGCGCCGGTGATGGACAATGGGGCCCGTGAGCGATCCCGACCCCAGCCCCGCCCCCGCCGGGCAGCGCGACCGCATCCGGCGGCCCGCGCCGCCGGCGCCGGTGCCCGCCGCGCGCGCCCCGCGCCCGGCGCAGCCGGCGCCCGACCTGAGCCGGCCGCCCACCGGCGGCCGCACCGCGGTCGCCGAGGTCGCCGCCGGCGAGGCCGGGGGCGACGGGCGGGCCAGCGACGCGGAGGTGATGCGCTCCACCGGCTCGATGGCGGTGGCCACCCTGATCTCCCGGATCACCGGCTTCCTGCGCAACACGCTCATCGGGATCACCCTCGGCCCGGCGGTGGCCTCGGCCTTCAACGTGGCGAACACGCTGCCGAACCTGATCACCGAGATCGTGCTCGGCGCGGTGCTGACCTCCCTGGTGGTGCCGGTGCTGGTGCGCGCGGAACGGGAGGACCCGGACCGCGGGGAGGCGTTCATCCGCCGGCTGCTCACCGTGGCGCTGACCCTGCTCGGCGTGGTCACCGTCGCCGCGGTGGCCGCCGCCCCGGTGCTCACCCGGGTGAACCTGGACGCCGATGGCGAGGTCAACGTGGTGATGTCCACCGCCTTCGCCTTCCTGCTGCTGCCCCAGATCATCTTCTACGGGGTGTTCGCGCTGCTCATGGCGGTGCTCAACACCAAGGGGGTGTTCAAGCCGGGGGCCTGGGCGCCGGTGGCCAACAACGTCGTCGCCATCGCCACCCTGCTGCTGTACTGGGCGCTGCCCGGCCGGCTGGACCCGGACCGGGCGGTGCCGGTGACCGATCCGCAGGTGCTGCTGCTGGGCCTGGGCACCACCCTGGGCGTGGTGGTGCAGGCGGTGATCCTGGTGCCGCCGCTGCTGCGCGCCGGGGTGAACCTGCGCCCCCTGTGGGGCATCGACGCCCGGATCCGGCAATTCGCCGGGATGGGCGTGGCCATCGTCGCCTATGTCGCAATCAGCCAGTCCGGCTACATCGTGACCACCCGGATCGCCTCCCTGGCCGATGCCGCGGCGCCGACCATCTACCAGCAGTCCTGGCTGCTGCTGCAGGTGCCCTACGGGATCATCGGGGTGACCCTGCTCACCGCGATCATGCCGCGGCTGTCCCGCAACGCCTCCGAGGGCGATGACGCCGCGGTGGTCCGCGACCTGGCGGTGGGCTCCAAGCTGACCATGCTGGCGCTCATCCCGGTGGTGGTCTTCTTCACCGTCTTCGGCCGCCAGATCGCCAACGCCCTCTTCGCCTACGGCCGCTTCCCCGCCGAGGTCGCGGACATCCTCGGCTGGACCCTGTCCTTCTCCTCCTTCACCCTGATCCCCTATGCGCTGGTGCTGCTGCACCTGCGCGTCTTCTACGCCCGGGAGGAGGCGTGGACCCCGACCTTCATCATCTTCGGGATCACCGTGGTGAAGGTGCTGCTCAGCCTGCTCGCCCCCCTGGTGGCGGCGAAACCCCAGCTCACCGTGGTGCTGCTGGGCGCGGCCAACGGGTTCGGCTTCGTCGCCGGGGCGGTGATCGGGGTGGTGCTGCTGCACCGCACCCTGGGCCCGCTGCGCGGCGGGGAGGTGCTGCGCACCTGCCTGTGGGCGGCCGGGGCCTCCGCGGTCGGCGCCCCGGTGGCCTTCGTCGTGGAGCATCTCCTCGGCGGGCCGCTGGGCGGGTTCGGCTCCGCCGGCTACGTGCTGCGCACCGCGGTGGCCGGGGTGGTCTTCCTGGGGGTCACCGGGGTGGTGCTGATGCGCGCCCCGCTGCCGGAGGTGCGCACCATCGCCGCGGCGCTGGGCCGGATGCCGGGGCTGTCCCGGCTGGCCCCGGCCGCCGAGGAGGCGCCGGAGGAGGTCACCGAGGCGGTGGCCGCGGGCGCGGCCGGGGACGCCGCCGCGCTCGGCGCGGACGGGGTGCTGGCCTCCCCGCTGCTGCCGCCGATGCCCACCGAGGCCGCCCGGCCGCCCCGGTTCGTGCCGGGGGAGATGATCCGCGGCGGCCGGTTCCGGCTGATCTCCGCCGAGGGGGCCCGGCCCGGGATGCGCTTCTGGCGGGCCATGGACAACTCCGGGGCCGGCCGCCGCGAGGTGGGCCTGGTCTTCGTCGACGCCGGCCGGCTGCCGCATCCGGGGATCACCTCCGCGGCGGCGGCGCAGGCGATGATCTCCGCCGCCCGCGGCCTCGGCGAGCTCGCCGGGCCCGGCCTGGCGGAGGTGACCGAGGTCATCCCCGGGCGCACCGAGTTCATCGTGGTCGCCGAGTGGATCCCCGGGGCGGCGCTGGCCGCGGTGGCCTCCGACCGGCTCAACCCGGAGGCCGCGGCGCTGGCCGCCGCCGGGCTCTTCGACGCGGTGGCCCGCGCCGGCGAAGCCGGGGCGGCGCTCGGCCTGGACGGGGCCGAACGGCTGCGGGTCAGCGTCGACGGCACCCTCACCCTCGCCTTCCCCGCCCCCGGGGTGGACGCCGACCCGGCCGCGGACCGGGCCGCCGCGGCACGGGTGCTCGAGGGGCTGCTCGACGACTGCGCGGCGCCGACCCGCGCGATCCGGGCCGCCGCGGCCGAGGCCGGGGAAGCCGATCCGGCGACCACCGCGGACCGGCTGCGCGAGGCCGCCTGGGCCGGGTCGGCGGACGGGCTGAGCGTGGAACCGGAGGAGGCGCGCACCACCGGCACCGGGCGCGCCCTGGCCCCGGCCCGGGGCACCTCCCGGCGCCGGCTGTGGGGCATCGGCGGGGTGGCGGTCGGCCTGGTGCTGGTCGCCGCCCTGGTCGCCACCGCGGTGTTCGCGGTGCTCAACCGCAGCGAGGAGGCGCCGCTGACCCCCGATTCGGTGCGCCGCGGGCCCGGCGCGGTGGAGGACGCGGTCGCCCAGACCGCGACCATCACCTCGGTGGCGGAATGGCAGCCGCCGAACGACGATCCGCTGGCCGGGCCGGACAACCCGGAGGCCGCCCCGCTGGCGGCGGACGGGGATCCGGCCACCGCCTGGTCCAGCTCCGTCTACGCCGCCCAGTTCGATCCCTCCCCGGCCGGGTTCAAGCCCGGGATCGGGCTGCTGCTGGAGTTCAAGGGCCCGGTGCGCCCCGGTGGCGTGGAGATCCTCGGCTCACCGGGGGCGACCGTGCAGATCCTGGCGATCGACTCCCCGGACCCGGTGGACG containing:
- a CDS encoding lipid II flippase MurJ; the encoded protein is MGPVSDPDPSPAPAGQRDRIRRPAPPAPVPAARAPRPAQPAPDLSRPPTGGRTAVAEVAAGEAGGDGRASDAEVMRSTGSMAVATLISRITGFLRNTLIGITLGPAVASAFNVANTLPNLITEIVLGAVLTSLVVPVLVRAEREDPDRGEAFIRRLLTVALTLLGVVTVAAVAAAPVLTRVNLDADGEVNVVMSTAFAFLLLPQIIFYGVFALLMAVLNTKGVFKPGAWAPVANNVVAIATLLLYWALPGRLDPDRAVPVTDPQVLLLGLGTTLGVVVQAVILVPPLLRAGVNLRPLWGIDARIRQFAGMGVAIVAYVAISQSGYIVTTRIASLADAAAPTIYQQSWLLLQVPYGIIGVTLLTAIMPRLSRNASEGDDAAVVRDLAVGSKLTMLALIPVVVFFTVFGRQIANALFAYGRFPAEVADILGWTLSFSSFTLIPYALVLLHLRVFYAREEAWTPTFIIFGITVVKVLLSLLAPLVAAKPQLTVVLLGAANGFGFVAGAVIGVVLLHRTLGPLRGGEVLRTCLWAAGASAVGAPVAFVVEHLLGGPLGGFGSAGYVLRTAVAGVVFLGVTGVVLMRAPLPEVRTIAAALGRMPGLSRLAPAAEEAPEEVTEAVAAGAAGDAAALGADGVLASPLLPPMPTEAARPPRFVPGEMIRGGRFRLISAEGARPGMRFWRAMDNSGAGRREVGLVFVDAGRLPHPGITSAAAAQAMISAARGLGELAGPGLAEVTEVIPGRTEFIVVAEWIPGAALAAVASDRLNPEAAALAAAGLFDAVARAGEAGAALGLDGAERLRVSVDGTLTLAFPAPGVDADPAADRAAAARVLEGLLDDCAAPTRAIRAAAAEAGEADPATTADRLREAAWAGSADGLSVEPEEARTTGTGRALAPARGTSRRRLWGIGGVAVGLVLVAALVATAVFAVLNRSEEAPLTPDSVRRGPGAVEDAVAQTATITSVAEWQPPNDDPLAGPDNPEAAPLAADGDPATAWSSSVYAAQFDPSPAGFKPGIGLLLEFKGPVRPGGVEILGSPGATVQILAIDSPDPVDVATLPLLGEAVLGEGRTAIPVRGAPASAHLLVWVSALPMPDAARINEITVTRK